A portion of the Pseudoalteromonas galatheae genome contains these proteins:
- a CDS encoding cation diffusion facilitator family transporter, translating to MTDITTHQASRRRLLIALAITCSFMIIQVVGAYYANSLAVLADAGHLFVHNSSLFIALIASSAAVYLAKTYNDGYKRAEYTGGLINGILYLSIAVVILLEGSERLSHHAGGHDLEVNSYLMSMIAAIGFLFHGASAWVLYKGRKDSINVYAVFLHSFFDLLSTISTFVAGVIIHLTGWEIVDILSSMLISVFVLFTGIKVIMACLKGLSTSSEVLPTVQEVEKTIVSTEHVESAHNITISKIDGAVVIGAHVVLKHHCTIESHDSACRVEVEEALKKSFNVLSSVLQIESHDCPHH from the coding sequence ATGACAGATATTACAACGCACCAAGCTTCTCGGCGAAGGCTGCTGATTGCGCTTGCAATCACATGCTCGTTTATGATCATTCAAGTCGTTGGTGCTTATTATGCGAATTCTCTCGCTGTGCTGGCAGATGCCGGGCATCTATTTGTTCATAATAGTTCATTGTTTATCGCACTAATTGCGTCTAGTGCTGCTGTTTATTTAGCCAAAACCTATAACGATGGCTATAAAAGAGCTGAGTATACTGGTGGCTTGATCAACGGCATTCTATACCTATCCATAGCTGTGGTTATTTTACTCGAGGGAAGCGAGCGTCTGTCTCACCATGCAGGTGGGCATGATTTAGAAGTGAACAGTTATTTAATGTCTATGATTGCCGCCATTGGATTTCTGTTTCATGGCGCTTCTGCATGGGTGTTATACAAAGGCAGAAAAGATAGTATCAACGTTTATGCCGTGTTTCTTCATTCATTCTTTGATTTACTTTCCACTATTTCAACTTTCGTGGCCGGGGTGATTATTCATCTAACTGGCTGGGAGATAGTAGATATTCTTTCAAGTATGCTGATTTCTGTTTTTGTGTTGTTTACCGGCATCAAGGTGATAATGGCCTGCCTTAAGGGGTTATCTACTTCGTCTGAGGTTTTACCGACGGTGCAGGAGGTTGAAAAAACCATAGTGTCCACTGAACACGTAGAGAGTGCACATAATATTACGATCAGTAAAATTGATGGTGCAGTGGTTATTGGAGCACATGTGGTACTAAAGCATCACTGTACTATCGAGTCCCATGACTCAGCATGTCGAGTGGAAGTGGAAGAAGCGTTGAAGAAGTCTTTCAATGTGTTGAGTAGTGTACTACAAATTGAAAGCCATGACTGCCCACATCATTAG
- a CDS encoding EAL domain-containing protein — protein sequence MKQALLCFFILFSLCCIIAPSQAHNFGHYTSRFSVEEGLSQSAITAITQDKHGFIWIGTLQGLNRYDGNQLVSIEASMGFDEREIVGLFNISNDELLISTGVDGAFLFNVNDYTSKRIYDGKRQDNNAISKPISTATTQRESIIFSIESDLYSLNRNTFESELLVHFKPSNHIRAITVIGNFVIVGTTEGLFSYSLATGNVEQLSYTESDSELSHDVKLLKRDPSLGLLVGTVEGLFVIPIKNQTLVASKSYTLVPERNIWGHQITPFGEFIATEDGLYLIDRRDKSSSKVLSLTEGQYRLTNPSITHLYADKNNNLWMGTYNDGAYLWPSSSLRFTKFISTQDRFANNNIWSIHPTNKNTVLLGTDNGINEFDLSTRQLKSSYLQNRDSKALYGADAVYSIFNSSHFDENTFLIQTTQETSLFNISTKQLSPIMLENGDKLEPYSWGIAKYSQSKFPFINNNGFYEYNAATNKVRALAGLSKQLAAAQSFLFLPPLDSTKTEYWISTNTGLVKYSESTDSLTMVYSKSDKHLVSAVNSWVVDKAGTLWLATSTEGLIGLNKDTYAEEYKLTTDQGLMSNAIYNLQLDRDGMIWASSQRGMFKFDPINKTLETFGTTQGLPTPEFNGGAAAALRSGELMFGTVNGAISFDPEQFADSVVKKRPLLLTQMDILSRDQTYLAPDAILQALDFKFDDMGIELQFSDFDFNGDHHIQYQASLLGPSALTFSSLKRNKVFLNQILPGDYQLIISPRSLNSDDLSNVINLRFNVAHSPWRSPVALTLYSLIAFVLILLIVTKHQQKQRQLETALRAVTQAGRQTKLALKSTKSGVWSADLAARQITQQRAEALGFESDTMTLQEHYNAIHPDDRELVELAWKKFISNPTKEQLSLSYRLRCADNNWHWFHDFGQVAEFDSQGKATELHGIYTNVTTQKANQMRASMLGEAFSQVNDWILILDPSLQPISVNSSFCRAFQLQENEALNDLTTERFVNAIGQKKFHSLIANLKSLGPNQYLRQEVQVTDGWDKVHPVQLSISAISKDNVNLQYFVVVVTDLTEQKKAENELRYLANFDALTELPNRSLMLQHIEFALFNANNTQQSCALLFIDLDRFKPINDAYGHHIGDKLLVAITKRIQEQINNNCILARQSGDEFLVLIKSFPSIEYVSELVTRLVKRLPERIEIDGITMSVSASIGIAVYPFDAPDSESLIRNADIAMIHAKQSGRNAFKFFTESMNEEISKKLRLETAMKTAVKDGEFFNHYQPIINTTTGQLAGVELLMRWRNDDMLIPPNDFIPIAEESGLIETLTEQALIRALIELRPLFKQEPGFYLSLNLSAVHILRSDIAHQFTEILKAHGLTNRCLRLEITESIFMSDMVKARATINEMKRADFVLLLDDFGTGFSSLTYLNEFPLDIIKIDQGFVRNMSAKPANKSIIRTIYLLAQSLNMKCIAEGVETKAQLNYLREVGCEYMQGYHFAKPMAIDDLLAFYELHARSRA from the coding sequence GGCGCATTCCTGTTTAACGTTAATGATTACACAAGCAAGCGAATTTATGATGGTAAACGCCAAGATAATAACGCTATTTCAAAACCCATTAGCACCGCCACCACTCAAAGAGAAAGCATTATTTTCTCTATTGAAAGCGACCTTTATTCACTTAACCGAAATACATTTGAATCTGAGTTACTAGTCCACTTTAAACCCAGCAATCATATAAGAGCTATCACAGTTATTGGTAATTTTGTAATAGTTGGAACGACCGAAGGCTTATTCAGCTATTCACTTGCTACAGGAAACGTAGAGCAGCTCAGCTATACAGAGTCAGATTCAGAGTTAAGCCACGATGTGAAGCTACTAAAGCGTGATCCTTCTTTAGGACTACTTGTGGGCACTGTAGAAGGCTTGTTTGTTATTCCTATCAAGAACCAAACACTTGTAGCTTCAAAAAGCTATACGCTTGTTCCTGAAAGGAATATTTGGGGGCATCAAATCACTCCCTTTGGAGAGTTTATTGCGACAGAGGATGGGTTATACCTCATTGACAGAAGAGACAAGAGCAGCTCGAAAGTGCTTTCCTTGACGGAAGGCCAATACAGGCTAACGAACCCAAGTATTACCCACCTATATGCGGATAAAAATAATAACTTATGGATGGGTACATATAACGACGGTGCATATTTATGGCCTTCCAGCTCGCTGCGTTTTACCAAATTCATAAGTACTCAAGATAGGTTTGCCAATAACAATATCTGGTCGATTCACCCTACCAACAAAAACACAGTGCTCCTTGGTACAGATAACGGCATTAACGAGTTTGATTTAAGTACCCGCCAATTGAAATCTAGCTATCTACAAAATAGAGACTCAAAAGCTTTGTATGGAGCAGATGCCGTATACTCTATTTTTAATTCGTCCCATTTCGATGAAAATACCTTTTTAATCCAAACAACTCAAGAGACCTCGCTATTTAACATCAGCACAAAACAGCTGAGCCCAATTATGCTTGAAAACGGTGACAAACTTGAGCCATATAGTTGGGGAATAGCCAAGTACTCTCAAAGCAAGTTTCCATTCATCAATAACAATGGATTTTACGAATATAATGCAGCGACTAATAAAGTTCGGGCATTAGCTGGGTTATCCAAACAGCTAGCAGCAGCTCAAAGCTTTTTGTTTCTTCCGCCGTTGGATAGCACAAAAACAGAGTATTGGATAAGTACTAATACAGGTCTGGTCAAATACAGTGAGTCAACAGACTCACTAACTATGGTTTATAGTAAGTCCGATAAACATCTAGTTTCTGCCGTCAATAGTTGGGTAGTAGACAAAGCTGGAACGTTATGGTTGGCAACCTCAACAGAAGGTCTCATCGGGCTTAATAAAGACACCTACGCTGAAGAATACAAGCTGACAACCGATCAGGGCTTGATGAGTAATGCAATTTACAATCTGCAGTTAGATAGAGATGGCATGATCTGGGCCAGCAGCCAACGGGGTATGTTTAAGTTTGATCCAATAAATAAAACATTAGAAACCTTTGGAACGACTCAGGGTTTGCCGACACCTGAGTTTAACGGAGGCGCTGCAGCAGCACTTCGATCTGGAGAGCTTATGTTCGGTACGGTCAACGGCGCTATCTCTTTCGATCCAGAGCAATTTGCTGATAGCGTCGTGAAAAAAAGACCACTGCTGCTCACTCAAATGGATATCCTAAGCAGAGATCAGACCTACTTAGCACCTGACGCAATTTTGCAAGCACTTGATTTTAAGTTTGATGACATGGGCATAGAGCTGCAGTTTTCCGACTTTGACTTCAATGGCGACCATCACATCCAATATCAAGCATCGTTACTTGGCCCAAGTGCACTTACATTTTCAAGCCTAAAACGAAATAAAGTATTTTTAAATCAAATACTCCCCGGCGACTATCAATTAATCATTTCGCCGCGCTCGCTTAACAGTGATGATCTTAGCAATGTAATCAACTTGCGTTTTAATGTCGCTCATTCACCATGGCGCTCGCCTGTTGCACTAACTTTATATAGTCTAATAGCTTTCGTGCTTATATTGTTGATCGTTACCAAACACCAGCAAAAGCAACGTCAACTTGAGACAGCACTGAGGGCCGTGACACAAGCAGGAAGACAGACCAAACTTGCCTTGAAATCAACCAAGAGCGGCGTTTGGTCGGCAGATCTGGCAGCACGCCAGATCACCCAGCAACGCGCCGAGGCACTTGGCTTTGAGAGCGATACGATGACACTTCAAGAGCACTATAACGCCATTCACCCAGATGATAGAGAACTTGTCGAACTTGCTTGGAAGAAGTTTATTTCTAACCCGACTAAAGAACAGCTTTCTCTCTCTTATCGGCTGCGTTGTGCTGATAACAACTGGCACTGGTTTCACGACTTTGGTCAAGTCGCAGAGTTTGATTCACAAGGTAAAGCTACCGAGCTACACGGTATTTATACTAATGTTACCACGCAAAAAGCGAACCAGATGCGCGCAAGCATGTTGGGCGAAGCCTTCAGCCAAGTAAATGATTGGATTTTGATCTTAGATCCGAGCTTACAACCTATTTCTGTCAATAGTAGCTTTTGTCGGGCATTTCAATTGCAAGAAAATGAAGCGTTAAATGACTTAACTACTGAGCGTTTTGTTAATGCTATTGGACAAAAGAAATTCCATAGCTTAATTGCCAACTTAAAATCTCTTGGACCGAATCAGTATTTAAGGCAAGAAGTACAAGTTACAGACGGTTGGGATAAAGTACACCCAGTTCAACTTAGCATTAGCGCAATTTCCAAGGACAACGTAAACCTTCAATATTTCGTGGTAGTTGTTACCGATCTCACAGAGCAAAAAAAAGCTGAGAATGAACTAAGATACCTCGCTAATTTCGACGCTTTGACGGAGCTGCCGAATCGTAGCCTCATGCTACAACACATCGAATTTGCACTGTTTAACGCAAACAACACACAGCAGAGCTGTGCCCTATTATTTATTGATTTAGACAGGTTTAAACCAATAAATGATGCTTATGGACATCATATTGGGGACAAATTACTGGTTGCTATAACTAAACGCATCCAAGAACAAATAAATAATAACTGTATTTTAGCAAGGCAGAGCGGTGATGAGTTTCTGGTGCTAATTAAGTCCTTCCCTAGTATCGAATATGTGAGTGAATTAGTCACACGTTTGGTGAAGCGCTTACCTGAGCGTATCGAAATTGATGGGATCACCATGAGTGTATCTGCCAGTATTGGTATTGCTGTTTATCCATTCGATGCGCCAGACTCAGAATCCTTGATCCGCAACGCTGATATCGCCATGATCCATGCAAAACAATCCGGAAGAAATGCATTTAAATTCTTTACTGAGTCAATGAATGAAGAGATCAGTAAAAAGCTGCGGTTAGAAACAGCAATGAAAACAGCTGTTAAAGATGGGGAGTTTTTTAATCACTATCAGCCTATCATCAATACCACAACAGGCCAGCTTGCGGGGGTCGAATTACTTATGCGCTGGCGCAATGACGATATGCTGATCCCTCCAAACGACTTTATTCCGATTGCAGAAGAAAGCGGGTTGATTGAAACCTTGACTGAGCAAGCACTTATCAGAGCCTTAATAGAATTGCGTCCGTTATTTAAACAAGAGCCAGGTTTTTATCTATCTCTTAATTTAAGCGCGGTACATATTTTACGCTCAGATATTGCGCACCAATTCACTGAAATTTTGAAAGCACATGGCCTTACAAATCGGTGCTTAAGACTTGAGATCACCGAGTCAATCTTTATGTCTGATATGGTTAAGGCGCGAGCAACTATCAACGAAATGAAGCGAGCAGACTTCGTATTGTTGCTTGATGATTTCGGCACTGGTTTTTCTTCACTTACGTATCTGAATGAGTTCCCGCTTGACATTATAAAAATCGATCAGGGGTTCGTACGTAATATGAGCGCAAAGCCTGCGAATAAATCTATCATTCGGACCATTTATTTACTGGCGCAGAGCTTAAACATGAAGTGCATTGCAGAAGGTGTTGAGACAAAAGCTCAGCTTAATTACCTAAGAGAAGTGGGCTGTGAATATATGCAGGGCTATCACTTCGCAAAACCCATGGCGATTGACGATTTACTAGCATTTTACGAGCTGCATGCACGCTCACGGGCTTGA
- a CDS encoding GAF domain-containing protein, whose translation MNPPELPDNEYARLHALWDLAVLDTDATEELDRITQFTAHVFDVPIALVSLVDKDRQWFKSRFGLDAEQTSRNVSFCGHAILGETVFVVSDTLEDTRFMDNPLVRDAPYIRFYAGAPLILSSGYRVGTVCIIDTEPRELGAEDCKILQQIASDVVKQLEKNK comes from the coding sequence ATGAATCCCCCAGAGCTACCCGACAACGAATATGCCCGGCTACACGCCCTTTGGGATTTGGCGGTACTGGATACTGATGCAACTGAAGAATTAGACAGAATTACCCAATTTACTGCCCATGTTTTTGATGTTCCAATCGCATTGGTTAGCCTTGTTGACAAAGATAGACAATGGTTTAAATCTCGCTTTGGATTAGATGCGGAGCAGACTTCTCGAAATGTTTCTTTTTGTGGTCATGCGATATTAGGAGAGACTGTATTTGTCGTAAGCGATACGCTCGAAGACACTCGTTTTATGGACAATCCTCTGGTACGAGATGCACCGTATATTCGCTTCTACGCAGGTGCGCCACTCATTTTATCTTCAGGGTATCGTGTCGGAACTGTGTGTATTATCGATACGGAGCCTCGTGAACTTGGTGCAGAGGACTGCAAAATTTTACAGCAAATCGCTAGTGATGTTGTGAAACAGTTGGAGAAAAATAAGTAA
- a CDS encoding hybrid sensor histidine kinase/response regulator has translation MNQKQALIITIALGVLGGLANLLPIWFLDSSEFLFGQLFVLFILLLFGWQYAIIAVLIGAGFIWYRWEHAWPSVVFFFEVLWLHFVCVRFAKPFFVRGISYWILLGLPALFIFGYFALELPLLVIFTALAKYLINAGICLAVVDLLSFFFTRSKWQGMPLNQILNSTVNLVIVLVVLMTTVVLTNNYYKRIETEIKTQLEEASGSIIAQIDDYLDAYRRAMVISASDVSLGINADYVIERLLETHANFRTAIVADEQANVTHLYPQQFAETMKGTNANVSDRDYFIKAPEHPDGFVSGIFQGRGFDEAPIVAISAPIFIEEEFRGIVEGSLIFGSFERFIPKILAEDASLIVLDKHKRVVYSSLKTEFKTLDMPSDAVLQALFDKEASTFEDSTEQILFKQTAVSKKYEWSVITMLDRKYLNLVAAEAWSDALGLALAIIVLSSIFVRQLTRLLVRPIVALSHDIRAYEPSTLIENSANADSSFLEIIELQQQFNQLAFKLTLSFTKQNQASLENERLNRKLTDFNRELEQQVAEKTEELTKAVEAANAANHSKSRFLANMSHEIRTPLNGIIGMADNLIRDDSLNSEIADQITIIRQSAKNLMLILNDILDYSKIEAGALKIERRVVNLQEMLDSLVSIFKISNVRYGVEFKYEKGAGLPTYLELDELRVSQVINNLLSNAGKFTNKGQIKFTVHYESGRLKFVIADTGIGISKAQQETLFHEFTQADLSTTRKFGGTGLGLAISKKLVEAMNGEISIHSELGLGSKFYVDIPALKGQGVKTEQQEVGAPDFKGIDILLVEDNKINQVVVGKLLEKTNCLLDKVDDGVEALVAMKAKNYALVLMDCQMPNMDGFACTKAIRNEPSIYGNPYIIAITANAYEEDKQKCIQAGMNDFIAKPIDINELYQKLSAWQRLELSDSETIGKG, from the coding sequence TTGAATCAAAAGCAAGCGCTCATAATAACCATAGCCCTAGGTGTACTAGGTGGGCTGGCCAATCTGTTGCCAATTTGGTTTCTAGATAGCTCTGAGTTTCTATTTGGTCAGTTATTTGTTTTGTTTATCCTGCTACTATTCGGGTGGCAGTACGCCATCATTGCTGTGTTAATCGGGGCTGGGTTCATTTGGTACCGATGGGAGCATGCTTGGCCCTCAGTAGTTTTTTTCTTCGAAGTATTGTGGCTACACTTTGTCTGCGTCCGTTTCGCCAAGCCATTTTTTGTTCGGGGTATTTCTTATTGGATTTTGCTGGGTTTACCAGCCCTATTTATTTTTGGTTACTTTGCCCTTGAACTGCCGTTACTCGTTATATTCACTGCACTAGCTAAGTACCTTATCAACGCCGGTATCTGCTTGGCAGTAGTCGACTTGCTGAGCTTTTTCTTTACTCGAAGTAAATGGCAAGGGATGCCGCTCAATCAAATTCTTAATTCTACAGTCAACCTAGTTATTGTTCTGGTTGTATTGATGACGACCGTTGTGCTGACAAACAATTACTATAAACGAATCGAAACTGAGATAAAAACTCAGCTTGAAGAGGCCTCCGGCTCTATCATTGCTCAAATTGATGATTATTTAGATGCTTATCGTCGGGCGATGGTGATATCTGCCTCTGATGTGTCTTTAGGAATTAATGCTGATTATGTCATCGAGCGCTTGTTAGAAACACATGCTAATTTTAGAACGGCGATTGTTGCTGACGAGCAAGCCAACGTTACTCACCTCTATCCTCAGCAATTTGCAGAGACAATGAAGGGGACAAACGCCAATGTTTCAGACAGAGACTATTTTATTAAAGCACCTGAACACCCCGACGGATTTGTGTCAGGAATATTTCAAGGGCGTGGCTTTGATGAAGCTCCTATTGTCGCAATTTCAGCGCCAATCTTTATCGAAGAAGAGTTTAGAGGGATTGTAGAAGGCTCTTTAATATTTGGCTCATTTGAACGCTTCATTCCAAAAATTCTTGCTGAAGACGCTAGCTTGATTGTGTTGGATAAGCATAAAAGGGTCGTCTACAGCTCGTTAAAAACCGAATTTAAAACCTTGGATATGCCAAGTGATGCGGTATTACAAGCCTTGTTTGACAAGGAGGCATCAACTTTTGAAGACTCTACTGAGCAAATCTTATTTAAGCAAACTGCGGTATCAAAAAAATATGAATGGTCAGTTATCACTATGCTTGACCGTAAATATCTTAACTTAGTTGCTGCTGAAGCCTGGTCAGATGCGTTGGGACTTGCGCTTGCGATTATTGTATTGAGCTCTATTTTTGTACGTCAGCTTACTCGTCTACTCGTACGTCCTATTGTTGCATTGAGCCACGATATTCGAGCGTATGAGCCTTCAACGCTCATTGAAAACTCCGCCAATGCCGATAGCAGCTTCCTAGAGATTATCGAGCTACAGCAGCAATTTAATCAGTTGGCTTTTAAGTTAACGCTAAGTTTTACAAAGCAAAACCAAGCCAGCCTGGAAAATGAAAGACTCAACCGTAAGCTTACCGACTTTAATCGTGAGCTTGAGCAACAGGTTGCTGAAAAAACCGAAGAGCTTACCAAAGCGGTAGAAGCCGCTAACGCTGCCAATCACTCAAAGAGCCGATTCCTTGCAAACATGAGCCACGAAATCAGGACGCCGCTAAATGGCATCATAGGGATGGCGGATAACTTGATAAGAGACGATAGCCTTAACAGCGAGATAGCAGATCAAATAACAATAATACGGCAGTCGGCAAAGAACCTAATGCTCATCCTCAATGATATTTTGGATTACTCTAAAATTGAAGCCGGAGCATTGAAAATAGAGCGTCGAGTAGTGAACTTACAAGAAATGCTCGATAGTTTGGTTAGCATTTTCAAGATTTCAAACGTCAGGTATGGTGTTGAATTTAAGTACGAAAAGGGGGCTGGGCTACCTACATACCTTGAATTAGATGAACTGCGTGTGTCGCAGGTGATAAATAACTTGCTCAGCAATGCTGGTAAGTTTACTAATAAAGGACAAATAAAATTTACTGTTCACTACGAGAGCGGGAGACTAAAGTTTGTTATCGCTGATACAGGGATTGGTATTTCAAAGGCACAGCAAGAAACGTTGTTTCATGAGTTTACTCAAGCAGATCTGTCCACCACAAGAAAATTTGGTGGTACTGGGCTTGGTTTAGCTATTTCTAAAAAGCTAGTCGAAGCGATGAATGGTGAGATAAGCATTCACAGTGAACTTGGGCTCGGTAGTAAATTTTATGTAGACATTCCAGCCTTAAAAGGGCAAGGAGTTAAGACAGAGCAGCAAGAAGTTGGGGCTCCTGATTTCAAAGGCATTGATATTCTATTGGTAGAAGACAATAAAATTAACCAAGTGGTTGTTGGCAAGTTGCTGGAGAAAACAAACTGTTTGTTGGATAAGGTGGACGATGGAGTTGAAGCATTAGTTGCGATGAAAGCGAAAAACTATGCATTGGTTTTAATGGATTGCCAAATGCCAAATATGGATGGCTTTGCTTGCACCAAAGCTATCAGAAATGAGCCAAGCATATACGGTAATCCATATATTATCGCGATAACAGCTAATGCCTACGAAGAAGATAAACAAAAGTGTATCCAAGCAGGAATGAATGACTTTATTGCAAAACCCATTGATATTAACGAGCTCTATCAGAAACTTAGTGCATGGCAGCGCCTAGAATTATCTGATAGTGAAACAATAGGTAAGGGCTAA